From Antechinus flavipes isolate AdamAnt ecotype Samford, QLD, Australia chromosome 1, AdamAnt_v2, whole genome shotgun sequence:
GACCACCTCATAGACTTCATTTTGGACACTCTCATAGATGTTTCCCTGAGTACTCTCCTGGATGTCCTTGTAGATATTCTCCTGAAGGGCTTCCAAGTCAGCCACTTGTCTGCCCTCAAAAACATGATTCTGCATCCCCTCATAGATGCCTCCCTGGACACCATCATAGATGCCGCTCTGGGCACCCTCGTGGACCCGCCGATGCTTGGTGAGGCTGGAGGCCTGGCCAAATCCCTTGCCACAGATTCGGCAGCGGTAGGGACGCTCGCCAGAGTGCACGTGGAGGTGCTGCAGGAGGGCAGAACTCTGGCCAAAGGCCTTGGAGCAGTGAGGGCAGGCGTAAGGCCGCTCACCGGTGTGCGTGCGGAGGTGGTGCTGCAAGTTGGAGCTCTGGCCAAAGGCCTTGGAACAATGTGGGCAGCGATAGGGACGCTCGGCTGTGTGTGTGCGTTGGTGCTGTAAGAGGGCCGAACTCTGCCCAAAAGCCTTGCCACACTGGGGACAGGAATAGGGCCTCTCACCTGTATGTGTACGCAGGTGTTTGAGCAGGCCAGAGCCCTGCCCGAAACCCTTGCCACAGACTGGACACTTGTGCGGGCGGGCACCACCATGGGTGCGTAGGTGCTGGGCTAGCAGTGAGCCATGGCTGAAAGCCTTGCCACATCGTGGGCACAAGTGTGGTTTTTCACCACTGTGGCTGCTTCGGTGCTTCAGCAGTGTGGAACGCCAGCCAAAGGCCTTGCCACAAGCACTGCATTGGTAGGGGCGAGCACCAGTGTGTGTGCCACGGTGCTGGGCCAGCGTGGCTCCATGGCTGAAAGACTTGCCGCAGTCAGGGCATCGATATGGCTTCTCCCCGCTGTGTGTACGACGATGCTGGCTCAGCCCTGAGCTCCGCCGGAAGGACCGCCCACAGTCCGGGCAGTGGAAAGGCCTAGGTGGGCTGGGTGGCCGAGGGGCACTGGCACCAACACTGATGCCAGAGCCTGCTGCCCCAGGAACTAGGTTTGCCAGACCTGGGGTACCTTCAAACCCAGAGCTTAAGTTGCTGTCCTGGTCTGGGAGACCAGACTGAGTAGAGGTAGGGGCACCATCTGGGTCAGAGAGGGCTTTGGGGGAATAGGTAAAGCCCTTGAGACCCTCAGGACCAGGACTAGTGCTGGGGCTGGCAGGTGAAGGAGCACCCTCTGGAGTGGGGAAGCGGCCCTCAGGGGTGGGGGTCCTGTCTGGGCCAGGGAAGGGGCCTTCAGGGCTGGGAGTATTGTCCAGAGATCCCTCTGGACTGGGGGCTCTATCTGGGACTGGACTGTCCACCACATctgtgggaagaagagaaaggataatCAGGAGCTGGGGAATTGTGATAGAATGTTTCTTACTCTTAGAAGGGACTCTTCCCCAGGGAGTTGGAATCGCAGATTTCCTGCCTTCTTCCCCCAGTGGCCTAACTTTTCGATTACAAGAGTTACGATCACAAGAGTTCAAGTTAGGAGGCATCTCGAGATGATCCTGCctgatcccttcattttaaaaatggggaaattgaggctagATAGGCAGGGACTTACTCAAGGTCACTCTTTCAGGCTTAGAATTTCAAGCCGGCCCCTCTGAGCCCAAAGCCCCAGTTCGGGCTGCCCCCCACTCACTAGATGCCTCggctctcctctctcctccttccttcctcccttcgtCCCTCTCCTAGCAGAGCTGGTGGTTCCTGGCAAGCCATCCCGGCTCTTACCTGCAAAGGGGCTTAAGACGCAGCTGTCTTCTTTGTCGCTGTCCAGGGTCTCCCGGGGGGCTCGGCCCCGCCGCTTCACTTCTCCTCTCTCCATCCGAGTGCACACCCCACCAGCCTGGAGGACACAGCTCTGGCCAAGAAAGGAAAGCGGGGCTCATGGGGGAGGAGAGCTCCGCAAACATCCACCCAGGTCCCCGAGGCAATCGGTGGGGCGCTCCCTTCCAGGCGGGGGTCTGAAGCTAGCCCGGCCTGAGGCTCCAAGCACCCTACTCCCCtcccagggcctcagtttccccccccccccccttcaagAAAGAGAACTGGCTTCAAGGCCCGGAGGTGCTGGAGACGAACTGGGCCCGTCCGGGGAGTATCCCTCCTCGCCAACCACCAACGGGAAGCCCCAGGACGGAAtgggagatgggggggggggggagaaggtgAGAGAAGCCGCTGCTCCCGCGCCCCgcgccccccgcccccgcccaGATTTTGGTAGAGGAAGCGGCGGACTCGAGGCCTGAGGGCCCGGCTCCTGCCCTTCCCCGGCCCCTCGTTCCCCAGCCCCTCGTCCCCCAATCTTGGGATTAAGACTCACCACAGCCCCGCTTCCAGGGCTCCGGCCTCTGCCGCCCGCCCGCCCCGCCAGCCGCCCGGCGCCTCCCGCCGCCCTGAGTCCGAGCCCGAGCCTGAGCCGAGCGGGAGCTGCTGGGACTTGTAGTCCGCCTGCCCGGCCGCTCCACTCGGCCGTCCGTCGGTCCGCGGGTCTGGGGGCGGGGCTGGCTCCGGCAGGGTCACCCCGACCGACAGCCCGTCCGAGCGAGCGCGGGCGCGGGCGGCGCCGGCGCTCCAGACTCCGCGGCCcctgcccctcctcctcctcctcctcctcctcctccacctcctcctcggCCGCCTCCCCCCGCGCTGGCCCCTGGCCCCCGCCCCGCCCTGCGCCTCGCCgtcccctccccgcccccgcGCCGTCCCCTCCCTCCCTGACCCCCCCGAGGCGCCCTCCCCGCCACCCGCGCGGACCCCGGCGCCAGCCCCCCCCCCAGCGGCGTCCCCTCCCCACGTggtgcctcccccccccccccccccccgcgccGAGTCCTCCGCTTCCCCGGCACTGGCCCCCTCCCGCCCCACTCGGTCCCCTCCCTCCCCCGATCCTCCCAGCCAGTCCTGGCCCCCTCCCGGCACCTCCCCCCTGCGcaaccccccccccacccctcccccgcCTCCTTCCGACGCCGCCCACCGGTCCTGGGGCCCCTTGTGGGGGAGGGGCTGCTCCCCAGCTCTGGCGAATGTGGGAATAGGAGCCGTTTCCTAGAGCGGTTCGACTTCTTTGTCCTGCCCGACCTCGCTGAGGCCAAGAgccgccccccccccctcccgGCCCCACCGGGCTCCCGCGCCCGGACCTCCCCTAAGGGCAAAGGAGAggcgccccctcccccagccgcGCTCGGGCcgttctctccctcctccagagaaacacacagaccgatcctcttcctccccccacccccctccctgTCTTCAGCGGTCAGTGCCTACAGTGGCCGAGGGCCAAGGCGCGGCGTTCCTGGAGCACTCAGACGCCGCTGCGGCTGGGCCGCCTCTGCTGTGCTCCAGGGCCAGACATTTCCTCTAGACAGGCCTAGAAAGTCCTTCCTAACTGCAGGTGCGAGGCTACGGGGTCAGGGGGGGCACAACGGCGGCCACGGACTCGGAGGAGTCCCAAGCCCAGACCCCCGGCCAGGCCTCGACTTCTCCCTACGTCCCCAGCCCGCTCTAGTCCAAGAGAGGCCCCCGCGGAAGCGGATCATCTCTTCTGGTTCCTCAATTCCCCCGCCAGCGGAACTCGCTCCTCCTGCTTCTCCTTCTCCCTGTAGCCCTCCCAGGCGCCTCGACGTCCCCcgatttctttcctcctcccacccAGCTTGCTACAAAGTGGCTTGTCTTTCCGGCAGATGCCAGTAGCCCATGCCGTCTGCAGGCTGTGTGTCAGCCTGGGGCCTAAGCTAGGAATTGGGAGCAGGAGGACTAGCACTTTACAACTTTTTATAAAGAAGTGGTGGCTAAGAGCCTGTGAGACAACTTTGCAACCACAAAACTCAATTAGAAGATTATAGTTACAGTGTCCTATATCTCCAATCCCTCAATCACTTAAGCGGTGGAAGCACAATCAGCCCCCTGTCTGTACCTTACAGAAAGCTCCAGGCATTTCCAACCTGACTGGGAGACATTGTTTTCAGTTCTATCCATCTCTGGGGACTGTCCCCGTGGACATCCTTGCCTCTGATCCAGGCCCCTTGCTTTCTTCTGGATTTACAATTCTTCAGAGTCAAGTTGTGTAGAGCACGGAGTTCCTTCTTTAGTTCCGGTATCCACGGGGTTTTCGTCAGCACTAGCCCCAGAAGGCATACATGAAAGTCACATAGGGTGAGTGGATTCTGAGATGCATTATTAGAAGGAAAGCCTCTATCAGGGGCATCCAAGATCCTTTAAAGAACTTAATACCTAAAAATACAAATTAGCCCTGAAGTCTCTTCCATTTGCTTTTACTGTGACAGTATCCTAGAATGGGGTGCTGAATATTACAGTTTTTAAATGTTCAGAGCAATCTTGggcaattctttgtgaccccatttggggtttcattGGCAAAGAAACTTGAgttttctctcattcccttccccagttcattttacaactaaggagactgaggcaaacagggttaagtgaattgcctaaagtcacacacctaataaatgtctgagttcacatttgaactcaggaagatgagtctgccCAATGtaggccagcactctatccactgtgctacattGCTGCCCTTTAGACATTCTACAAACAAGAAATTCATTATTGCTGTTCTGAATGTGAATAAGGACCAGCAAACTGAAGAAACTTACcagtaaatacacacacatagctaaatttatataggattttaaggtttaaaaaatattttacatgttagTCATATGATATAATCAAAGATTTAatggagtaagaaaaaaagaaatatttgttaaattcctactatgtgctaaacattttTTGCTAATATTATTATTGATTCTCACAAGTTtgtaaggtagatgctattattatgtccattttacagttgagaaaactgaggaagacagaggttaagtgacctgttcaggatcccacagctggtaagtatctgcaACTGGATTTGTATTTAGGTTTTtgtgactccaagcccagcattcaaTCACTTCGGGGcaataataaatacaatttcaTGGGAAATTGAGTCATCTTGCCTTGGTAGGGGAGGTGGGAAGGGGTTCATATTAAGACAAGGCAGAAGGACCACATTGAACAGTTGCAGATTGAGGACCAAtcaggaaggaagggggaagtaGAGGCATTCTGTGGAGAACTTAGGATCTTTCAAAATCAAGCCTGCATGAAGATAGACTTAGGGAAAAgatagtgaaaaatattttggataatGTGATTGGAGACTAAGAAATGAAAGCCTTGTACATTATTCTGAATCTTCAAACCATATACTTCGAGAAGACTAGAAaaggcctttttctttttcattcatgtcctactttttgtgagcccatttgggattttcttggcaaatattccAAAATGGcctcccatttccttcttcaccccattttacaggtgtggaaactgaagcagaatcaagtgatttgtccatggtcacacagcctaGTGAATGtttgaggctggttttgaactcaggaagattcatcttcctgactctaaacttGGCATTCTTCTATCTTGTTGTGAGAAAAGAGCCTAATTATGGAGAATATTACACAGTAcaatggaagggaaaggaaggaaggaaggagagacagagagagagaaagagaaagagagagagaaaaaggagagagagagagagagagagagagagagagagagagagagagagagagagagagagagaagagagagaaagagagagagaaggaggaaattgGTAAACTTAAACGAAGAGAAAAGCATACTAATGAGATAGTTATTTCCTGATTAGGTTGTCTGTCAGCATGGACTGACTTGTTCTCTgggtgattgtgggcaagtcatttaacctatctgggtctcaatttcttcatctgtatagtGACAGTTGAACCAGATGAGTTCTCTTCTGCATAAAGGTcaataatcaattaaaataaaggtcaaataaagtaaaactaatgtcaaattaaaataaatttgaaaaggcATATATGCATTATTATTTCAAACAAGTATATAAAAACAAGCCCTTttctaagaaatggaaaatggatgaaATCAAAGATACTGATTTTCAtcatagacatttaaaaaaaaatttaaccaaaGTAAATCAGTCACCACAACAAGGAGGCTAAATAGCTCAGAAACTAAAGTACAAATTCAATAGCAAAATATTATAGGGGTACAGGGTATGAGAAAGATTATGAGCACTATTGTCTCACAAAACAGGAAAGCAGTAGAAGGGAAAATATATGTACTAAGTTTGGTGATGCATTTTTTTAGTTTAGTGTAGAAAgacaagtatatttttaaaacattttttattaaaaaatttgagtttcaaattctgtccctctctccctctctttcctcccctcttcctgaGATGCTAACCAATCAAGATATAGATTATCCACGTacaattatacaaaacatttccattttaggcattttgtacaagaagataaaaaaaaagtgaaaaatagcatgcttcaatctgtattcagtcaatatcagtcctttctctgaaagCAGATAGTATGCATTGTGATTAGTCCtctgggattgtcttggatcattatattgctgagaatatttACGTCATTCATACTTTTCCATCAAACAAATTGCTGATACTATGTACAACTTtaccctggttctgctcacttcactttgcatcagttaatataagtctttttagattttcctgaaattatcgtgcttgtcatttcttatagcgcaATATCCCATAGCTTGTtgccccaattgataggcatccctttgatttccaattcttaaccaccaccaaaagagttattataaatatttttgtacaaataggtccctcccttttttttgtgtacctttgggatataatcctagcagtgctcttcagaatggttggagcagttcacaactccaccaacaatgtattaatgtttaAGTTTTCCCAGCTCCCTCTaacatccaacattttccttttgtgtcttaTTACCCAATCCCCCTTCAATACaactttcaaaaacattttaaaatatggtggTTTCATTGTCACCCATGATAAGAGTGCCATGAAACTTCTATAAGCTTTTTTGTATTTCCCATTTATTATCTTTCTAGTTTAATCTagaaatatatttgacaaaataaaactataactttgcaaatgatatgttatatttagaaaatattagagaatcaactaagagaactatttgaaattatttttagcaaagttgcaggatacaaaataaactcatataaattatcagcatttctatatgttaccaacaaagtccagcatcaagagatagagagaaatctaattaaaataaatataaataatatgaaatacttG
This genomic window contains:
- the ZNF358 gene encoding zinc finger protein 358; this translates as MERGEVKRRGRAPRETLDSDKEDSCVLSPFADVVDSPVPDRAPSPEGSLDNTPSPEGPFPGPDRTPTPEGRFPTPEGAPSPASPSTSPGPEGLKGFTYSPKALSDPDGAPTSTQSGLPDQDSNLSSGFEGTPGLANLVPGAAGSGISVGASAPRPPSPPRPFHCPDCGRSFRRSSGLSQHRRTHSGEKPYRCPDCGKSFSHGATLAQHRGTHTGARPYQCSACGKAFGWRSTLLKHRSSHSGEKPHLCPRCGKAFSHGSLLAQHLRTHGGARPHKCPVCGKGFGQGSGLLKHLRTHTGERPYSCPQCGKAFGQSSALLQHQRTHTAERPYRCPHCSKAFGQSSNLQHHLRTHTGERPYACPHCSKAFGQSSALLQHLHVHSGERPYRCRICGKGFGQASSLTKHRRVHEGAQSGIYDGVQGGIYEGMQNHVFEGRQVADLEALQENIYKDIQESTQGNIYESVQNEVYEVVHDDTYEEMQEGVHENAQDNVFQGGRDDVYKSAQNDAYEGIPEEMKKDAQDGVYGGDGDEVYERVQGDVYKGIHEGDKEGLRETSAGAPSTRAPAAEDHEDDYGGGDYGEEFDEDATFRGANYGDEDNEDDYGGGDYGDGFNDDTTFGGGDYGDEFDDDATFGGGDYGEEFDDDATFGGGDCAEEFDDDATYEGGKYDGGDGDGSGNSDGDDGDNGNN